The Verrucomicrobiia bacterium nucleotide sequence GCGTCGCCAAGGGCGAGAGATTCCTTCTCTCCCACCGCGGCCGGCCTGCAGCGCGTTTGGAGCCGGTTCTAACCGAAGGTCCTGCCCGTCCAGCTACGGATCCATTTCTAACGATCGGACAGCGCGCGCTTCCAAGTCCTCAAGGCGAAACTCTTCACGCTGGCATAGACAAAATCCTTTATGGCCGCGCCTGAGGTCTTAATCGATACTGCCGGCTTTCTAGCCCTGTGGGACGCTTCAGACGAACACCACCACCGCGCCGTCCAATTGCAATCCGCATTGGCGCGCAAGAAGGGCCGATTTCTCACGACCGATTACATCGTTGATGAAACCGCCACTCTCCTGCTCAAGCGCCACAGCCATGCCGCGGCTGCCGATTTTCTTAAAACGGTTCTCGGGAGCCGAGCCTTGCGTGTTGAATGGATTGATGCCGACCGATTCGTCACTGCTGCAGAGTTGTTTTCCCGTCACGATGACAAAGAATGGTCTTTCACCGATTGCGTCAGCTTCGCGCTGATGCGAGAATTAAAAATCCGGGATTCGTTCACCACCGATCATCATTTCACCCAGGCTGGCTTCAATCCCTTGTTAAAGAGCCCAGCTTGAGACCATACGGCGCTCACGGCGAGATCAGGCGAAAAAACCAGCCTCCCTCTGGCGCTGGCAGGCTGACCTGGTATTGGAGGTTGCTGTAGCTGAGCGTCCGGATTGCCGTCACGTTTGACCAGATGCCGGTGG carries:
- a CDS encoding type II toxin-antitoxin system prevent-host-death family antitoxin, encoding MKTVTMLDFRKDAEGILRRVAKGERFLLSHRGRPAARLEPVLTEGPARPATDPFLTIGQRALPSPQGETLHAGIDKILYGRA
- a CDS encoding type II toxin-antitoxin system VapC family toxin encodes the protein MAAPEVLIDTAGFLALWDASDEHHHRAVQLQSALARKKGRFLTTDYIVDETATLLLKRHSHAAAADFLKTVLGSRALRVEWIDADRFVTAAELFSRHDDKEWSFTDCVSFALMRELKIRDSFTTDHHFTQAGFNPLLKSPA